Proteins encoded by one window of Desulfovibrio ferrophilus:
- a CDS encoding chloride channel protein, with protein MSITGYIQSLYKSMSMRWFAIAVGVGIASGLAAVLFFTGVEYFKHLFLFQFAGLELPAPAGERVFHGGEPGSFRPWLIPLMTTSVGLLTGWLVVRFIPETIGGGTDGTDTMISSFHNKEGKIRPLAALIKGVTSVLTIVTGGSAGREGPISLVGAAIGSWISDRFKFSAKERRILLLAGAAGGLGAIFRAPLGGALTAIEVIYKEDFEAEAVLPSVISSVIAYSLFTFFFGTDPIFGIPRFEFSNLLELPFYVLLAVFCSFTGWVHVRTFEFVKFRVFERMAAKTNVILAMGLGGAVMGTMGMLFPEVLTGGYGWVEMAIHGQLALSLMVAILFGKILATAVTIGSGMSGGMFAPALFVGGMSGGVVGNIAHRYFPDIVTQPGGYVLVGMAAFFAGVANAPIGPLIMVCELTEGYGLLAPLMLASVLCIVLGKNTSLYEHQVENKFESPAHIQDMTINILESLKVRDFFRPGLVTTLEEGTTLKAMTDIIANSNELYFPVRNAEDRITGILGVKDVRKVLFESCLFDLVVVRDLAGKPATLKPMDDLYTALMKFVDTDYGQIPVVHTDDPNVILGLINREDVFKAYRSSIDDIAEGENICFLKD; from the coding sequence ATGAGCATCACCGGCTATATCCAATCTCTGTACAAAAGCATGTCCATGCGTTGGTTCGCCATTGCCGTGGGTGTGGGTATTGCCTCGGGCTTGGCGGCGGTGCTGTTTTTCACGGGTGTAGAATATTTCAAGCACCTGTTCCTCTTTCAATTTGCGGGGCTGGAACTGCCCGCGCCCGCTGGTGAACGGGTCTTTCATGGTGGTGAGCCCGGGTCTTTCCGGCCCTGGTTGATCCCGCTGATGACCACTTCCGTGGGCCTGCTCACGGGCTGGCTGGTGGTGCGCTTCATTCCCGAGACCATTGGCGGCGGCACTGACGGCACCGACACCATGATCAGTTCCTTCCACAACAAGGAAGGCAAGATCCGTCCCCTGGCCGCGTTGATCAAGGGGGTGACCTCGGTCCTGACCATTGTCACGGGCGGCAGCGCCGGGCGTGAGGGCCCCATCTCTCTGGTGGGTGCGGCCATCGGTTCCTGGATTTCCGACCGGTTCAAGTTTTCGGCCAAGGAGCGGCGCATTCTGCTGCTGGCTGGTGCAGCTGGCGGTCTGGGGGCCATCTTCCGAGCACCCCTGGGCGGCGCGCTGACCGCCATCGAGGTCATCTACAAGGAGGATTTCGAGGCCGAGGCCGTGTTGCCTTCGGTCATCTCCTCGGTCATCGCCTATTCGCTGTTCACTTTCTTTTTCGGCACTGATCCCATCTTCGGCATCCCCAGGTTCGAATTCTCCAATCTGCTCGAACTGCCGTTTTATGTGCTGTTGGCCGTGTTCTGCTCGTTCACGGGCTGGGTGCATGTGCGTACCTTCGAGTTCGTGAAATTCCGTGTTTTCGAGCGCATGGCGGCCAAGACCAACGTCATCCTGGCCATGGGCCTGGGCGGCGCGGTGATGGGCACCATGGGCATGCTGTTCCCCGAGGTACTGACCGGCGGTTACGGCTGGGTGGAAATGGCTATCCACGGCCAGCTTGCCCTGTCTCTGATGGTCGCCATTTTGTTCGGCAAGATTCTGGCCACGGCCGTGACCATCGGCTCGGGCATGAGCGGCGGCATGTTCGCCCCTGCCCTGTTTGTGGGCGGCATGAGCGGCGGCGTGGTGGGCAACATCGCACACCGTTATTTTCCTGACATCGTGACCCAACCGGGAGGCTATGTGCTGGTGGGCATGGCGGCCTTCTTTGCCGGCGTTGCCAACGCACCCATCGGGCCATTGATCATGGTCTGCGAACTGACCGAGGGCTATGGCCTGCTGGCTCCGCTGATGCTGGCCAGCGTGTTGTGCATCGTGCTCGGCAAGAACACCTCGCTCTATGAGCATCAGGTGGAGAACAAGTTCGAGAGCCCGGCCCATATCCAGGACATGACCATCAATATTCTGGAGTCCCTGAAGGTGCGCGATTTCTTCCGCCCGGGCCTTGTGACGACCCTGGAGGAAGGCACCACCCTGAAGGCCATGACCGACATCATCGCCAACTCCAACGAGTTGTATTTCCCGGTGCGGAACGCCGAGGATCGCATCACCGGCATCCTGGGTGTGAAGGACGTGCGCAAGGTGCTGTTCGAGTCCTGCCTGTTCGACCTGGTGGTGGTGCGCGATCTGGCGGGCAAGCCCGCGACCCTGAAGCCCATGGACGACCTCTACACCGCGCTGATGAAGTTCGTGGACACCGACTACGGGCAGATCCCCGTGGTGCACACCGACGACCCCAACGTGATTCTCGGCCTCATCAATCGTGAGGACGTGTTCAAGGCCTATCGCTCGTCCATCGATGATATCGCCGAGGGCGAGAACATCTGTTTCCTCAAGGATTGA
- the cls gene encoding cardiolipin synthase gives MLFELITAAYVVIELLGIFAALHAVMRTRTSQGAVAWAVCLVTFPVVSLPIYWIFGRARFHGYLEALRQGQEEHVVETETIRELLRQDRRTPRASLDPDFLPFERLAGLPFTTDNRAELLQDGTATFRAMLTDIRAAQRYVLLQYYIIRDDELGRELADAMKDRARAGIRVHLLYDEIGCHALPGAWLEDLRAAGIEVEGFGTTRRGWANRFQLNFRNHRKITVIDGRFAYVGGHNVGDEYRGRTRRGPWRDTHLRVCGPLVRAVQAVFMQDWYWATHELIPYVDWSPWEADDDAETGGDMLALPSGPADDLESCALMFVHAINMARERIWISSPYFVPDLAVVAALQAAALRGVDVRILLPRRADHVVVQLAGYTYLPQLDLLGVSFYRYGQGFLHQKAFLVDDRLAGVGTANLDNRSMRLNFELTLLCLDPEMVVRVREMFKGDFEASTEVRAGDYLNKPLPFRVAAKVSRLLAPVL, from the coding sequence ATGTTATTTGAATTAATTACTGCGGCCTATGTGGTCATCGAGCTACTGGGCATCTTTGCCGCCCTGCACGCGGTGATGCGTACGCGTACCTCTCAGGGAGCGGTGGCCTGGGCCGTGTGTCTGGTGACCTTTCCCGTGGTCTCCCTTCCCATATATTGGATTTTCGGCCGGGCCCGGTTCCATGGTTATCTGGAGGCCCTGCGCCAGGGGCAGGAAGAGCACGTTGTCGAGACCGAGACCATTCGCGAGTTGTTGCGTCAGGACAGACGCACTCCGCGCGCGTCCCTGGACCCCGATTTTTTGCCTTTCGAGCGCTTGGCAGGCCTGCCTTTCACCACGGATAACCGGGCCGAGTTGCTCCAGGACGGCACTGCCACCTTCCGGGCCATGCTGACGGACATCCGCGCGGCCCAGCGTTATGTGCTGTTGCAGTACTACATCATCCGCGACGACGAACTGGGCCGTGAGCTGGCCGATGCCATGAAGGACCGCGCCCGGGCCGGGATACGGGTACATCTGCTCTACGACGAGATCGGCTGTCACGCCCTGCCCGGGGCCTGGCTGGAGGACCTGCGCGCCGCAGGGATCGAGGTCGAGGGCTTCGGCACCACCCGCCGGGGCTGGGCCAACCGCTTCCAGCTGAATTTTCGTAATCACCGCAAGATTACCGTCATCGACGGCAGGTTCGCCTATGTGGGCGGGCACAACGTCGGCGACGAATACCGGGGTCGCACGCGGCGCGGCCCCTGGCGGGATACGCATCTGCGGGTCTGCGGCCCCCTTGTGCGGGCCGTGCAGGCCGTGTTCATGCAGGATTGGTACTGGGCCACGCACGAGCTGATTCCGTATGTGGACTGGAGCCCCTGGGAGGCGGATGACGATGCTGAAACAGGCGGAGACATGCTGGCCCTGCCCAGCGGCCCGGCAGACGATCTGGAGTCCTGCGCTCTGATGTTCGTGCATGCCATCAACATGGCCCGGGAGCGAATCTGGATTTCCAGCCCCTATTTCGTGCCCGACCTGGCGGTGGTGGCGGCCTTGCAGGCCGCGGCCCTACGCGGTGTGGATGTGCGTATCCTTCTGCCTCGGCGGGCCGACCATGTGGTGGTCCAGTTGGCCGGATACACCTACTTGCCACAACTGGACCTGCTGGGCGTGTCCTTCTACCGCTATGGGCAGGGCTTTTTGCATCAGAAGGCATTTCTGGTGGACGATCGCCTGGCTGGAGTAGGCACGGCAAATCTGGATAACCGCTCCATGCGTTTGAATTTCGAATTGACGCTGCTGTGCCTGGACCCGGAGATGGTTGTCCGGGTGCGGGAGATGTTCAAAGGCGATTTCGAGGCCTCGACCGAGGTCCGCGCCGGAGATTACCTGAACAAACCCTTGCCGTTCCGCGTGGCGGCCAAGGTATCGCGCCTGTTGGCCCCGGTGCTCTAG
- a CDS encoding patatin-like phospholipase family protein, which produces MKTIGLALGSGGARGLAHLAVLEALADMGLRAQRVSGASVGAVVGALYASGIPPRQIRRDVLTLLGENGHSGEGFLSRDYSQLLSLIDPNFGISGLIKGDRFLEQLARLMQVTQFEELEIPLEVVATDFWKREQVVLDSGDVLPAVRASMALPGIFTPVTMGERVLIDGGAVNPVPFDLLMDDCDIVIAVDVMGRRSPGKDPEPDFLEAVFNTFQIMQHSIVREKLRLAQPHILLNMQVPGVKVLEFYKAEEILAAAKPEVERLRTELERLL; this is translated from the coding sequence ATGAAGACCATAGGATTGGCCCTGGGAAGCGGTGGAGCCAGAGGGCTGGCGCATCTGGCTGTACTGGAGGCGCTGGCGGACATGGGGCTGCGGGCCCAACGCGTGTCCGGAGCCAGCGTCGGCGCCGTGGTGGGCGCTTTGTATGCCTCGGGCATTCCTCCGCGTCAGATCCGGCGTGATGTGCTGACGCTGTTGGGCGAGAACGGCCACAGCGGAGAGGGGTTCCTGTCGCGTGATTATTCGCAGCTCTTGTCGCTTATTGATCCCAATTTCGGAATCAGCGGGCTCATCAAGGGGGACCGTTTTCTGGAGCAGCTTGCCCGGCTGATGCAGGTGACGCAGTTTGAAGAACTGGAGATCCCCCTGGAGGTGGTGGCGACGGATTTCTGGAAGCGGGAGCAGGTGGTTCTGGATTCCGGGGATGTGCTGCCCGCGGTGCGTGCCAGCATGGCTTTACCAGGGATCTTTACCCCCGTGACCATGGGGGAGCGAGTGCTCATCGATGGGGGGGCCGTGAATCCCGTTCCCTTCGACCTGCTCATGGATGACTGCGATATCGTTATCGCTGTGGATGTGATGGGGCGTCGCAGTCCGGGCAAGGATCCCGAACCGGATTTTTTGGAGGCCGTGTTCAACACTTTCCAGATTATGCAGCATTCCATCGTGCGCGAGAAATTGCGTCTGGCACAGCCGCATATTCTTCTGAATATGCAGGTGCCCGGCGTCAAGGTTCTGGAGTTCTACAAAGCCGAGGAGATATTGGCTGCCGCCAAGCCTGAGGTAGAACGTCTGCGGACCGAATTGGAGCGCCTGCTCTAG
- a CDS encoding Crp/Fnr family transcriptional regulator yields MKDVAFRKIIETLREDSNLNRATSSALAELAQNASRLHFDKGEHIFTIGDDADQYYFVESGRVVMSRESATGKVFTYRIAVRGTPLNAVTCFRTRAHLFSARVVEKASVIVIPCLVFKPWVLNNPDVAAGILSTIGDLLDGAYTRILDMIDESVENRILNALSMLSSRIGPDLPLTNNDVAELVGTSRETAARVISRLQDGGLISKSRGAIRITDKPRLDDLSTSPFFIV; encoded by the coding sequence ATGAAAGACGTAGCATTCCGAAAAATAATCGAAACGTTGCGGGAAGATAGCAATCTGAACCGTGCGACGTCCTCTGCTCTTGCCGAATTGGCTCAAAATGCAAGCCGACTTCATTTTGACAAGGGGGAACACATCTTTACCATCGGTGATGATGCGGATCAGTATTATTTTGTGGAAAGTGGACGAGTTGTCATGTCCAGGGAATCAGCCACTGGCAAGGTCTTCACCTACCGCATTGCCGTAAGGGGCACTCCGCTGAACGCTGTTACCTGTTTTCGAACCCGAGCCCACCTGTTTTCTGCCCGTGTCGTTGAAAAGGCCAGTGTCATTGTCATTCCCTGTTTGGTCTTCAAGCCTTGGGTTCTCAATAATCCGGATGTTGCCGCGGGCATTCTCAGTACAATAGGAGATCTGCTCGATGGGGCCTACACACGAATTCTTGATATGATCGATGAAAGTGTCGAAAATCGCATTCTGAACGCACTGAGCATGCTGTCTTCACGAATTGGACCTGACTTGCCTCTGACAAACAACGATGTCGCGGAACTTGTGGGCACCTCCCGCGAAACTGCGGCACGGGTCATTTCCCGCCTTCAGGACGGTGGCCTTATCTCCAAATCGCGTGGTGCCATCAGAATTACCGATAAGCCCCGGCTTGACGACTTATCGACCAGCCCGTTTTTCATTGTCTGA
- a CDS encoding DUF190 domain-containing protein, producing MMQGYFVTFFTQQSRTHEGIPLARWIIEEAKKLGVGGATLFSGEKGFGHDGRFHSDNYFDLEDLPLQVAMALTAEEYEALKALLAEHRIRVFYTKSEIEFGFTTDR from the coding sequence ATGATGCAAGGATATTTCGTCACCTTTTTTACGCAGCAAAGCCGCACTCATGAAGGCATCCCCTTGGCAAGGTGGATTATCGAAGAAGCAAAAAAACTGGGCGTCGGTGGCGCGACGCTTTTTTCCGGGGAGAAAGGATTTGGCCATGACGGCCGTTTTCATTCCGATAATTATTTTGATCTCGAAGACCTGCCCCTTCAGGTGGCAATGGCTCTTACTGCCGAAGAATATGAAGCGTTGAAGGCTCTTCTTGCAGAGCATCGAATCCGAGTCTTCTATACAAAGTCAGAAATTGAGTTTGGTTTTACCACGGACCGCTGA
- a CDS encoding DUF554 domain-containing protein translates to MIGPYVNGAALVIGSVAGVLIGPRLSVNIRQQMPMAFGCASMGLGVVMIVKVKFLAPVVLALVLGTLFGEIIQLEGLIQKAAGRARTWVEKIVPAKGTISQEEFLDKYVALLVLFSMSGTGIYGSMSEGMTGDPTLLIVKSILDFFTAPIFASTMGFSVALLVVPQFAIQALLYLGATLIMPLATPDMLADFSACGGLVMLATGIRICGIKQLPVASMIPALLLAMPLSWVWTAFVV, encoded by the coding sequence ATGATAGGTCCGTATGTGAATGGAGCGGCTCTCGTCATCGGGAGTGTTGCCGGTGTCCTTATCGGTCCGAGGCTGAGCGTCAATATCCGGCAGCAGATGCCCATGGCCTTCGGTTGTGCTTCCATGGGTCTTGGCGTGGTCATGATCGTCAAAGTCAAATTTCTTGCACCGGTCGTTCTTGCACTGGTGCTTGGGACCCTTTTCGGAGAAATCATTCAACTGGAGGGGCTGATCCAGAAAGCTGCTGGCAGGGCACGGACGTGGGTTGAAAAAATAGTGCCTGCCAAGGGAACGATCAGCCAGGAGGAATTTCTGGATAAATATGTCGCTCTGCTCGTCCTTTTCAGTATGAGTGGTACAGGGATCTATGGCTCAATGAGCGAAGGGATGACCGGGGACCCCACCTTACTCATCGTCAAGTCGATTCTGGATTTCTTTACCGCTCCCATCTTCGCTTCAACGATGGGCTTCTCTGTCGCTCTGCTGGTAGTGCCACAATTCGCAATCCAGGCTTTGCTCTATCTCGGAGCCACACTGATTATGCCTTTGGCCACCCCAGATATGCTGGCGGATTTTTCCGCTTGTGGCGGGCTGGTTATGCTGGCCACTGGCATTCGCATTTGTGGGATTAAGCAACTGCCCGTTGCCAGTATGATTCCGGCTCTGCTTCTTGCCATGCCGTTGTCGTGGGTGTGGACCGCATTTGTGGTCTGA
- a CDS encoding response regulator: MERTVLVIDDDAKLQALLSEFLQGYGMVVTSLPDGNNACEKISEVAPDIVILDVMMPGKDGIDVLRDIRRESRVPVIMLTAKGEDSDRIVGLELGADDYVPKPFNPRELLARMKAVLRRVEETPEQVEACVGMIEAGGLKLDLSRSVLVVGDDEVILASTECRLLEVFMRHPDRALSRDQLMDKVWGKAFEAYDRSIDVHVSKLRAELKPYAEHADRIMTVWGTGYRFRSDG, translated from the coding sequence ATGGAACGTACAGTACTTGTCATTGACGATGACGCAAAGCTTCAGGCTCTTTTGAGTGAATTTCTCCAGGGTTACGGCATGGTGGTGACCTCCTTGCCGGATGGCAACAATGCCTGTGAGAAGATCAGCGAGGTTGCTCCGGACATCGTGATTCTGGACGTGATGATGCCTGGCAAGGACGGCATCGACGTGCTGCGGGACATTCGCCGGGAGTCGCGGGTGCCGGTGATCATGCTCACAGCCAAGGGCGAGGATTCGGACCGTATCGTGGGGCTGGAGCTGGGGGCGGACGACTACGTGCCCAAACCTTTCAACCCGCGCGAGCTGCTGGCCCGCATGAAGGCTGTCCTGCGCCGGGTGGAGGAGACTCCGGAGCAGGTCGAGGCGTGTGTGGGCATGATCGAGGCTGGCGGCCTGAAGCTCGATTTGTCCCGTTCCGTTCTTGTGGTGGGCGATGATGAGGTCATTCTGGCCTCCACGGAATGCCGCCTGCTGGAAGTGTTCATGCGTCACCCGGACCGTGCCCTGTCGCGTGATCAGCTCATGGACAAGGTCTGGGGCAAGGCCTTTGAGGCCTATGATCGCAGCATTGATGTACATGTCTCCAAGCTGCGAGCCGAACTGAAGCCTTATGCTGAACATGCCGATCGCATCATGACCGTCTGGGGCACGGGCTATCGCTTTCGGAGCGATGGATGA
- a CDS encoding HAMP domain-containing sensor histidine kinase: protein MRLHSVYTKLLISFVVVLVLAILLVAGWFTWMFWGVVEEDDAFDIRAQAELGKMLINETLNAQPDVVPAENPRLMQVLKSMSELYEADVWLENEQGEILVSTFDGPAAIINPERHFEFEGVTISKDENSELHRVDVPMVLGRWGPATFHAIFQDRDEPREIGMKFLKGLLVIGLVVALMILPISRLVTAPVRRLQATILEYARGDLSRRFSTCCTRRDEIGELGQAFNIMADSLENMIRGARELVANVSHELRSPLARLRISEELVREHAEKIGATGCERHLNSIREEVEHLDRLIGSILELSRLDLREPERRPKPVDMSQLALRVSERFDVAIERAGFDLQVDCADGAVVLGRRSDLDSAVSNLLDNAVKFCAEGGAIGLTVQVDEGRVVVSVVNTHDPLPPEELDAIFRPFHRAGVPREDGFGMGLALVRRIVERHHGSVRARNTREGLRVRFELPLA, encoded by the coding sequence ATGAGGCTGCATTCGGTTTACACCAAGCTTCTGATTTCTTTCGTTGTTGTGCTGGTGCTGGCGATTCTGCTGGTGGCCGGATGGTTTACCTGGATGTTTTGGGGTGTGGTGGAAGAGGACGACGCCTTTGATATTCGGGCCCAGGCCGAATTGGGCAAGATGCTCATCAACGAGACCCTGAATGCCCAGCCCGATGTCGTACCCGCCGAGAATCCGCGCCTGATGCAGGTGCTCAAATCCATGTCCGAGTTGTACGAGGCCGATGTCTGGCTGGAGAACGAGCAGGGGGAGATCCTTGTCTCGACCTTTGACGGTCCGGCGGCAATCATTAACCCCGAGCGCCATTTCGAGTTCGAGGGCGTGACCATCAGCAAGGACGAGAACAGCGAATTGCACCGGGTGGACGTGCCCATGGTGTTGGGGCGCTGGGGTCCGGCCACGTTCCATGCCATCTTCCAGGATCGTGATGAACCACGCGAGATCGGCATGAAGTTCCTGAAGGGGCTGCTGGTCATCGGTCTGGTGGTGGCCCTGATGATCCTGCCTATTTCGCGGTTGGTCACGGCACCAGTCCGGCGGTTGCAGGCCACCATTCTGGAATACGCACGGGGCGACCTGTCCCGCAGGTTCAGCACCTGTTGCACCCGTCGTGATGAGATCGGCGAACTGGGGCAGGCCTTCAATATCATGGCCGATAGTCTGGAAAACATGATTCGCGGGGCGCGTGAGCTTGTGGCCAATGTTTCGCACGAGCTGCGGAGTCCTCTGGCGCGGTTGCGCATCTCCGAGGAGCTGGTGCGTGAACATGCCGAGAAGATCGGAGCCACGGGCTGTGAGCGGCATCTGAACAGCATCCGGGAAGAGGTGGAGCACCTGGACCGTTTGATCGGCAGCATTCTGGAACTCTCGCGTCTGGATTTACGGGAGCCCGAGCGGCGGCCCAAACCCGTGGATATGTCCCAGCTGGCCTTGCGCGTGAGTGAGCGGTTCGATGTGGCTATTGAGCGAGCCGGGTTTGATTTGCAGGTGGATTGCGCTGACGGAGCCGTGGTGCTTGGCCGACGCTCGGATCTTGATTCCGCAGTCTCCAACCTCTTGGACAATGCCGTGAAGTTCTGCGCCGAGGGTGGCGCCATCGGATTGACCGTGCAGGTCGATGAGGGGCGCGTGGTGGTGTCCGTCGTGAATACTCATGATCCGTTGCCCCCCGAGGAGCTGGACGCAATCTTCAGGCCCTTCCACCGAGCCGGTGTGCCGCGCGAGGACGGGTTCGGCATGGGGCTGGCTCTGGTGCGCAGGATTGTGGAGCGGCACCATGGCAGCGTGCGGGCGCGTAATACCCGTGAGGGGTTGCGGGTTCGTTTTGAACTCCCTCTGGCCTAG
- the msrA gene encoding peptide-methionine (S)-S-oxide reductase MsrA encodes MKILLFLIGGLLAMTTTAYTQTNTPDATPARAIFAGGCFWCMEHPFDELDGVASTTPGYIGGETTNPTYQEVSSGGTGHTEAMLVEYDPAKVSYETLLTVFWKNIDPTDAGGQFCDRGSQYRSGIFPLDDEQMRLAQASKVALGETGKLPGKVVTEVTLAGPFWPAEEYHHDYYKRNPIRYKYYRFGCGRDKRLKELWGAE; translated from the coding sequence ATGAAGATACTACTCTTTCTCATCGGAGGTTTGCTGGCCATGACCACAACCGCATACACCCAGACCAACACCCCGGACGCCACTCCGGCCCGCGCCATCTTCGCAGGCGGATGCTTCTGGTGCATGGAGCATCCCTTCGACGAACTCGACGGCGTGGCCTCCACCACCCCCGGCTACATTGGCGGCGAAACCACCAACCCCACCTACCAGGAAGTCTCCTCGGGCGGCACAGGCCACACAGAAGCCATGCTGGTGGAGTATGACCCCGCCAAGGTGAGCTACGAGACGCTGCTTACGGTGTTCTGGAAGAATATCGACCCCACGGATGCGGGCGGACAGTTCTGCGACCGTGGTAGCCAATATCGCTCTGGTATCTTCCCGCTGGATGACGAACAGATGCGACTGGCTCAGGCCTCCAAGGTCGCGCTGGGGGAAACTGGCAAGCTGCCCGGCAAGGTGGTCACGGAAGTCACCCTCGCTGGCCCCTTCTGGCCCGCCGAGGAATACCACCACGACTACTACAAGCGAAATCCCATCCGCTACAAGTACTACCGCTTCGGCTGTGGCCGCGACAAGCGCCTGAAGGAGCTGTGGGGAGCAGAATAG
- a CDS encoding (Fe-S)-binding protein — translation MGEAAVLTANPQKSLFMNKVKALLPEGGNLNMCLTCGACSAGCPATGLEDMNPRKFLRMAALGLDEEVTSTPWVWMCTMCRRCVYACPMAVDIPQLVYYARQSWPRDQRPKGIIGSCDQALKNSSNSAMGASSDDFVFVVEDVLEEVRESQTGFEDLQASIDREGAYYFLNQNSREPVTEPDEMVPLWKILHQVGADWTYGTQGWAAENYCMFLADDQAWEQVVRNKAAAVDALGCKVWLNTEUGHEFYAVRAGLQKFNVEHEFEMESIIRLYARWIREGKLPVNSDWNKDLGITFTVQDPCQLVRKSLGDPVAEDLRFVVRSVVGGENFIDMWPNKSNNYCCGGGGGFLQSGYSDARRAYGRIKLDQILQTGADYCIAPCHNCHSQIHDLSEHFEAGFPVVHLWTLICLSLGILGENEREYLGSDLRDVGL, via the coding sequence ATGGGCGAAGCAGCCGTTCTTACCGCAAATCCTCAAAAGTCCCTGTTTATGAACAAGGTCAAGGCTCTTCTGCCCGAGGGGGGGAACCTGAACATGTGCCTGACCTGCGGAGCATGCTCCGCCGGATGTCCTGCCACGGGCCTCGAGGACATGAATCCCCGAAAATTCCTGCGCATGGCCGCTCTGGGCCTGGACGAGGAGGTGACCTCCACTCCTTGGGTTTGGATGTGCACCATGTGCCGCCGCTGCGTCTACGCATGTCCCATGGCGGTGGATATCCCCCAGCTGGTGTATTATGCCCGCCAATCATGGCCCAGGGATCAACGTCCCAAGGGCATCATCGGCTCCTGTGACCAGGCTCTGAAAAATTCCAGTAACAGCGCCATGGGAGCATCCAGTGATGATTTTGTCTTCGTGGTCGAGGATGTTCTCGAAGAAGTCCGCGAGAGCCAAACAGGCTTTGAGGATCTTCAGGCTTCCATTGACCGGGAAGGCGCATATTATTTCCTGAATCAAAATTCCCGTGAACCCGTCACCGAACCCGATGAGATGGTCCCGTTGTGGAAGATCCTGCACCAAGTAGGGGCGGATTGGACCTATGGCACCCAGGGGTGGGCTGCCGAGAACTACTGCATGTTCCTGGCAGATGATCAGGCCTGGGAACAGGTCGTGCGCAACAAGGCCGCTGCAGTGGACGCGCTGGGGTGCAAGGTCTGGCTCAACACCGAATGAGGCCACGAATTCTACGCAGTCCGGGCCGGACTGCAGAAGTTCAATGTGGAGCACGAGTTCGAAATGGAGAGCATCATCCGCCTGTATGCCCGCTGGATACGGGAGGGAAAACTCCCAGTGAACTCCGATTGGAACAAGGACCTTGGGATAACCTTCACGGTTCAGGACCCCTGTCAGCTCGTCCGAAAATCCCTTGGTGATCCCGTTGCCGAGGACCTGCGTTTTGTTGTGCGATCCGTGGTGGGCGGGGAGAACTTCATCGACATGTGGCCGAACAAGTCCAACAACTACTGCTGCGGCGGTGGGGGTGGATTCCTGCAGTCCGGGTATTCGGATGCGCGCCGGGCATACGGTCGTATCAAGCTCGATCAGATCCTGCAGACCGGAGCGGACTACTGTATCGCCCCCTGCCACAATTGCCATTCCCAGATTCATGATCTGTCGGAACACTTCGAGGCGGGGTTCCCCGTGGTGCACCTCTGGACCCTAATCTGCTTGTCTCTCGGGATATTGGGCGAAAATGAGCGTGAATATCTGGGGTCGGACCTCAGAGATGTGGGACTCTAA